Genomic DNA from Alkalihalobacterium alkalinitrilicum:
TCAATGTCTTTTACTTGAGCTTTTCCATCGCTTAATTGGAATAACCCTTTTGTCGTATACATACACGACATAGTCCCCATACATTTTGAACGATCCACTACAACACTAATCTTCTTTTCCATCCTTTACGCCCCCCCATTGTTTTCACTAACCAAATAGGTAAGATAAAACTAATATAATTTAACGTTTAAATGTTTTAAGCCTCTATTAACAAATGTCGGTTGCCATTCCACTTTCTCATCTAGTACTTGATAATTTGGAAATGCTTCTATAAATTTAGCTAAAGCAATTCGTCCTTCTTGTACAGCTAATGGAGCGCCTAAGCAATAATGGATTCCTCTTCCAAATCCTAAATGATGGTTTGGGTTACGTGTTATATCAAATTGATTAGGTCTTTCAAATGCATTAGGATCTCTGTTTGCAGAAGCTTGGACTAACAAAATTTTGTCTCCTGTCTTAATATGTTTATCCCTAATAACCACATCTTCTTTTGCAACTCTAACCATAGCTTTACTTGGACCGTCATAACGCAAGATTTCATCGACTGCAGTATTAATTAATTCTGGTTTTTCTTTTAATAGTTCTAACTGGTCTCTATTATTGTGAAATGCCAATAATCCATTAGCTATTAAATTTGTTGTTGTTTCATGGCCACCAAAAACAAGTAACGTACAAGTTGAGATCACTTCATCGTCGGTTAATTGATCTTGATCTTCTGAAGCTTGAACGAGAGCACTGATTAAATCATCCTTAGGATTAACTCTTCTGTCCTGTATAATTTTCTTTAGATAATCTACCATTTCATCCATACTTTGTTTGGCAACTTCATGTCTATTCTCTACGTCTGCTGCACCAAATACTAATAACATTAGATCGTCTGACCATTTTTTTATTAAATTACGATC
This window encodes:
- a CDS encoding ferredoxin, whose protein sequence is MEKKISVVVDRSKCMGTMSCMYTTKGLFQLSDGKAQVKDIESHTVESILDAAEACPVSAITVSDEKSGKRLFP
- a CDS encoding cytochrome P450, producing MQTIDNNLLHPQVVLDPYSYYEVVRQNDPIYWNAQWDGWIFTSYEDVRNGFQDLRLSSERVRPSKGMGSEKKQEMSSTYAILSNWLVFNDPPKHTRLRMLMMKAFTPKAITKLLPNIEETANYLINEIRTKPEGNILQSYASILPIMVISDLLGVPKEDRNLIKKWSDDLMLLVFGAADVENRHEVAKQSMDEMVDYLKKIIQDRRVNPKDDLISALVQASEDQDQLTDDEVISTCTLLVFGGHETTTNLIANGLLAFHNNRDQLELLKEKPELINTAVDEILRYDGPSKAMVRVAKEDVVIRDKHIKTGDKILLVQASANRDPNAFERPNQFDITRNPNHHLGFGRGIHYCLGAPLAVQEGRIALAKFIEAFPNYQVLDEKVEWQPTFVNRGLKHLNVKLY